The sequence below is a genomic window from Aureispira sp. CCB-E.
ATTAATGCTCGATTAGGCTGGTTTTTAATGGAGTTGCCATCCCCTCTTCTATTCAGTTATTTTTTCTTTACAGGTAGTACAGCACCAAATAAAGTTACTTTAATTTTTTGGAGTTTATGGATATTACACTATCTTAATCGAACGATAATCTACCCCCTACGACAAAGAGATCATAATAAGAAAATGCCTGTCATGATTATGGGTTCTGCTATTTTTTTTAATATTATAAATGGCTTTATCAATGGTTACTTTTTGGGCAATTACGGAAACTTGTATCCTGAAACATGGTTAAGTTCTCCTATTTTCTGGATTGGTATCATGCTCTTTTTGATAGGAATGTTCATCAATATTCAGTCTGATAATATTTTACTCAACCTTCGCAAACCAGGAGAAACAGGGTATAAAATTCCTCAAGGTGGCTTGTTTAAGTATGTTTCTTGCCCCAATTTATTGGGAGAAATCATTGAATGGATAGGTTTTGCCATTATGGTTTGGTCTTTACCTGCTCTATCTTTTGCTTTATGGACTTTTGCTAATTTATCTCCTAGAGCCATAGCGCATCACAAATGGTACCACAATAAATTTGAAAATTATCCTGAAAATCGAAAAGCTGTTTTGCCTTTTCTTTGGTAGACTTTGTTGGCATTTTATACACATTAGTAGTTTGTTGATTTTTTACTCTTTACCCAAAAGATAAAAAAACACATTTATACTAGCTTGATAATCAAAATTTTAACACAAAACACAACAAAGGTGTAACTTATTAATTATCAACTGCGAAGCACTCATGCAATAAACTAATAAAGTTTACTTCGTGAGCGCTGCGCTTTTAGTTAGCTGCGCTGCTACTCCGTGGTTTCAACGAACTATTGACACATTGGTAATAGTAAAAACCAACTATATCAAACACATT
It includes:
- a CDS encoding DUF1295 domain-containing protein encodes the protein MTTTLFYGIVYGWIALASLTFLSLFFVTAPFGRHTSENWGPSINARLGWFLMELPSPLLFSYFFFTGSTAPNKVTLIFWSLWILHYLNRTIIYPLRQRDHNKKMPVMIMGSAIFFNIINGFINGYFLGNYGNLYPETWLSSPIFWIGIMLFLIGMFINIQSDNILLNLRKPGETGYKIPQGGLFKYVSCPNLLGEIIEWIGFAIMVWSLPALSFALWTFANLSPRAIAHHKWYHNKFENYPENRKAVLPFLW